The Chryseolinea soli genome contains a region encoding:
- a CDS encoding helix-turn-helix domain-containing protein → MKVEKYIPSPALRPYIKAFMIVASDGGMENRILPSTSMVMAFRLAGDITIAEQDSTAPLPSSIITGLRKTPRLVRYEKGAATLLVIFEEGGASAWFRESLHEWFGASVDLEDIVRRDRLRDLEEQLMEAVSNRRRIALLEQFLLSTKRETPHDPLVLHAVQTIQQAKGDIRIATLMDTLPISRDPFEKRFRKIVGTSPKHFSSLVRLRALIDNYSTHKSLTYAGHAAGYFDQAHFIKDFKVFTGLTPHDFFKVPPHW, encoded by the coding sequence ATGAAGGTAGAAAAATACATTCCCTCCCCCGCATTGAGGCCTTACATCAAGGCCTTTATGATCGTGGCGAGCGATGGGGGGATGGAAAACCGGATTTTGCCCAGCACATCCATGGTGATGGCTTTCCGCCTTGCCGGGGATATTACGATTGCTGAACAGGATAGCACTGCACCCTTGCCCTCGTCCATCATCACAGGCTTGCGAAAAACACCCCGGCTTGTCCGTTACGAAAAAGGTGCGGCCACGCTATTGGTCATCTTTGAAGAGGGCGGGGCATCGGCTTGGTTTCGGGAGTCTTTGCACGAATGGTTTGGAGCGAGCGTTGACCTGGAGGATATTGTGCGCCGTGACCGGCTGCGGGATTTGGAAGAGCAGTTGATGGAGGCCGTAAGCAACCGCCGCCGTATTGCTTTATTAGAACAATTTCTTTTGTCCACAAAAAGAGAAACTCCGCACGATCCCTTGGTGCTTCATGCGGTGCAAACCATACAACAGGCAAAAGGCGACATTCGCATCGCCACCCTCATGGACACGTTGCCCATCAGCCGGGATCCGTTCGAGAAGCGTTTTCGCAAAATTGTCGGTACTTCCCCCAAACATTTTTCGTCCCTCGTGCGACTGCGAGCGTTGATCGATAATTATTCCACCCATAAAAGCCTGACCTATGCCGGTCACGCGGCTGGTTATTTCGACCAGGCGCATTTCATAAAGGATTTTAAGGTATTCACCGGCCTCACGCCACACGACTTCTTCAAAGTGCCGCCACATTGGTAA
- a CDS encoding DUF3037 domain-containing protein, producing MQESHLFEYAVIRVVPRVEREEFVNVGVILYCSHEKFLDTRFILNPDRVKALCGEVDLMELNNHIESFERICRGGSAAGPIGALSIAERFRWLTATRSTILQTSKVHPGLCDDANKTLLRLYHELVL from the coding sequence ATGCAAGAGAGTCACTTGTTTGAGTACGCCGTCATCCGCGTGGTGCCCCGTGTCGAGCGAGAGGAGTTCGTCAACGTGGGCGTGATCCTGTATTGCTCGCATGAAAAGTTTCTCGATACCCGCTTCATCCTAAACCCGGATCGGGTCAAAGCCCTGTGCGGCGAAGTCGACCTGATGGAATTGAACAATCACATCGAATCTTTCGAACGCATCTGCCGAGGAGGTTCCGCGGCCGGTCCCATTGGCGCGCTCTCGATCGCCGAACGTTTTCGCTGGCTTACGGCCACACGCAGTACGATCCTCCAAACGTCCAAGGTGCACCCGGGACTGTGTGACGACGCAAACAAAACCTTGTTGCGTTTATATCATGAGCTGGTCTTGTGA
- a CDS encoding 4'-phosphopantetheinyl transferase family protein yields the protein MITGARYDKRGFSETPGLQTLKKKIAPALLPATKYVFESELLNSLIGRWLLQRLLEKKEVSLEKLHLTPDDHGKPRLSLPLDFSIAHSFDVVICLVSDEGPVGVDVEKIRDVPLEEYQSSFTEHEWSFIMKDHNKIESFFSLWTKKESLLKMHGLGLQVPLTQVTVLDTVGVITANASIHTGVWHRHAIPGYSCHVAVPENASSFEIDVVVF from the coding sequence ATGATCACCGGCGCACGCTATGACAAAAGAGGCTTTTCAGAAACACCAGGCCTTCAAACGCTTAAAAAGAAAATCGCGCCCGCGTTGTTGCCTGCTACGAAATACGTATTTGAAAGTGAGTTACTTAACAGTCTGATCGGAAGATGGCTGCTGCAGCGTCTACTGGAAAAAAAAGAAGTTTCCCTCGAAAAGTTACACCTTACTCCCGATGATCATGGCAAGCCCCGTCTCTCCTTGCCGTTGGATTTTTCTATCGCGCATTCGTTCGACGTGGTGATTTGTCTGGTTTCGGATGAGGGCCCTGTGGGCGTTGATGTTGAAAAGATACGCGATGTGCCGTTGGAGGAATATCAATCCAGCTTCACGGAGCATGAGTGGTCCTTCATTATGAAAGATCACAACAAGATCGAATCTTTCTTTTCCTTGTGGACAAAGAAAGAAAGCCTGCTCAAGATGCATGGTCTCGGGCTACAGGTTCCCCTGACACAGGTGACGGTGTTGGATACGGTAGGTGTTATCACAGCTAATGCTTCCATTCATACAGGCGTGTGGCATCGCCACGCTATCCCAGGATACAGCTGTCATGTTGCCGTTCCCGAAAATGCCTCATCGTTTGAAATCGATGTGGTGGTGTTTTGA
- a CDS encoding FecR family protein → MKDHQSQEAAIIAYLSNELDEAGRLALESWLQESDEHRRIFQEAKALWKNSGKKLVLYNPDTETELTRLLERIKKDETDRTKISRAFPDRALFLKVAACLLIVMLSVYAYFTLTPAAEFERTTGDQVASFYLPDSSRVWLNTHSRLSYTKEFHGNLRRVTLEGEGYFQVTPDASRPFEVVTGATTTRVLGTSFNVKAQDTLTTLSVTEGKVKFAATGEPESEVLVTTHEHATFSTRQRTVTKTEVTDMGFSSWRKKNNPVYEEEARNAKTFLHHHHTWKKNPIRQTVINGRLRNTASLTTYKNVVLLVTYGKSADATRVTRFTIVEPIKPGQEVAYQRRLVDTFTETAFVRMVVESAEVVLDDAR, encoded by the coding sequence ATGAAGGACCATCAGTCTCAGGAAGCAGCCATTATCGCTTATTTGTCCAACGAGCTGGATGAGGCCGGTCGCTTAGCGCTGGAATCCTGGCTGCAGGAATCGGATGAGCACCGCCGTATCTTCCAGGAAGCGAAGGCGCTTTGGAAAAACTCCGGAAAGAAACTTGTCCTCTATAATCCCGATACCGAGACCGAACTCACGCGCCTCCTGGAACGCATCAAAAAAGACGAAACGGACCGCACAAAAATCAGCCGCGCGTTTCCCGACCGGGCGTTGTTCCTGAAGGTTGCTGCTTGTCTGCTCATCGTCATGCTTTCGGTGTACGCTTATTTCACCCTGACGCCGGCTGCTGAATTCGAACGGACCACCGGCGATCAGGTCGCCAGCTTTTATCTCCCCGACAGCAGCAGAGTTTGGTTGAATACACATAGCCGGCTTTCCTACACAAAAGAATTTCACGGCAACCTCCGGCGGGTGACGCTGGAAGGCGAGGGTTATTTTCAAGTGACTCCCGATGCAAGCCGCCCCTTCGAGGTGGTCACCGGCGCCACCACCACGCGCGTCTTGGGAACATCCTTTAACGTGAAGGCGCAGGATACCCTCACAACACTTTCCGTTACGGAAGGGAAAGTAAAATTTGCTGCCACGGGAGAGCCGGAAAGCGAAGTGCTCGTCACCACCCACGAACACGCCACCTTCAGTACGCGACAGCGAACGGTAACAAAAACCGAAGTCACCGATATGGGTTTTTCGTCGTGGCGTAAAAAGAATAACCCCGTCTACGAAGAAGAGGCACGGAACGCCAAAACGTTTCTTCATCACCATCACACGTGGAAGAAAAATCCCATCCGTCAAACGGTCATCAACGGACGTCTCCGGAACACCGCTTCGCTGACTACTTATAAAAATGTCGTGTTGTTGGTTACGTATGGAAAATCTGCTGACGCCACTCGCGTCACGCGCTTCACGATTGTCGAGCCGATAAAACCGGGGCAGGAAGTGGCGTATCAGCGACGGCTGGTGGACACGTTCACCGAGACGGCGTTTGTCCGAATGGTGGTGGAGTCGGCGGAGGTGGTGCTGGACGATGCTCGCTAG
- a CDS encoding NAD(P)-dependent oxidoreductase yields the protein MSKPKVGWIGLGNMGTPIVKNLLKAGYGVQVFNRTKEKEKEAVAAGAVSATSPAAIIESCDIIFTMVSDDVAVKAVFDGKDGLLEKNHTGKLVIDMSTVSPETSRYLADRCLQRGIAFLEAPVSGSVKPAQDGTLIILAGGEADAYAKAKPLFDVIGKLSLHLGGQGAGSSAKLAMNYFVALTLQGLAEMVVFAEENGVKKEDMLTIMNEGSFGSPALKLKSSSLVANTFSPAFALKLMAKDLRLMKDAGLDTPMFPAVHDSYQQASQTAFAEEDVMAIFKYLEKKYR from the coding sequence ATGAGTAAACCAAAAGTAGGATGGATTGGGCTGGGCAATATGGGCACACCGATCGTAAAGAATTTGTTGAAAGCCGGTTATGGCGTCCAGGTCTTCAATCGCACGAAAGAAAAGGAAAAGGAAGCCGTTGCTGCCGGGGCAGTTTCGGCCACAAGCCCCGCCGCGATCATAGAATCATGCGACATCATCTTCACAATGGTGTCGGATGATGTGGCCGTGAAGGCGGTATTCGATGGCAAAGACGGCTTGTTGGAAAAGAATCACACCGGCAAGCTGGTGATCGATATGAGCACGGTTTCCCCTGAAACTTCGCGCTACTTGGCCGACCGTTGTCTGCAAAGAGGTATCGCATTCCTGGAAGCGCCGGTGTCAGGCAGCGTGAAACCTGCGCAGGATGGCACGCTTATTATTTTAGCGGGTGGTGAAGCGGATGCCTATGCCAAAGCAAAACCACTTTTTGATGTTATTGGAAAACTATCATTGCACCTGGGTGGCCAGGGCGCCGGCAGCTCGGCAAAGTTGGCGATGAACTATTTTGTAGCCCTCACGCTGCAAGGCCTCGCCGAGATGGTGGTCTTTGCCGAAGAGAACGGAGTGAAAAAAGAAGACATGCTCACGATCATGAATGAGGGATCGTTTGGCAGTCCCGCCTTGAAGCTGAAATCGTCATCCCTGGTCGCCAATACTTTTTCACCTGCATTTGCCTTAAAGCTCATGGCCAAGGACCTCCGTCTGATGAAAGACGCGGGATTGGACACGCCCATGTTTCCGGCGGTCCACGACAGCTATCAGCAAGCCTCACAGACCGCTTTCGCGGAAGAAGACGTCATGGCCATTTTCAAATACCTGGAAAAAAAATACAGGTAA
- a CDS encoding acyltransferase family protein: MFEFLNRLPDRLKRITTGAELIREIDGLRFIAIFTVLIQHLHERFVRNTIIEFSSPVEDNVLAFVATRGFIGVYVFFIISGFILALPFAAKRLAGQTEMKLKNYYIRRLTRLEPPYIIWMSIMFVAFVLFKHQSFAEYLPHYFANITYTHGLIYQGWSLINPATWTLEVEVQFYVLAPFLAWGFFSIRNKVTRRICMTLFIFLFMIVQQKFEFFRLPYYLTVLGYLHYFLIGFILTDIYLVDWKEVRPRRNTLFDFLALASLVLVILVWDWEFNFPDRLAEAVLFFVFFYSVFRGNYANRFVTNRWIMSIGGMCYTIYLVHLPLAEFLMILTRNLQITNYYEVNLIVQAVIFLPLVFVVSVISYLLFEKPFMNKDWPKVVINLLSSKTRSTL, from the coding sequence ATGTTTGAATTTTTGAACAGATTGCCCGATCGGCTCAAACGGATCACGACCGGTGCCGAGCTCATCCGGGAAATCGACGGCCTTCGCTTCATTGCCATTTTTACCGTTCTCATCCAGCACCTGCACGAACGTTTTGTACGGAATACGATCATCGAGTTTTCCAGCCCGGTGGAAGACAATGTCCTGGCGTTTGTGGCCACGCGGGGTTTTATCGGGGTCTATGTGTTTTTCATCATCAGCGGTTTTATCCTGGCGCTACCGTTTGCGGCCAAGCGTCTGGCCGGGCAAACGGAAATGAAACTGAAAAACTACTATATCCGCCGGCTCACCCGCCTGGAACCACCCTACATCATTTGGATGTCGATCATGTTTGTGGCGTTTGTCCTTTTCAAGCACCAAAGTTTTGCCGAATACCTGCCGCATTATTTTGCCAATATCACCTACACCCACGGGCTTATTTATCAAGGTTGGTCGCTCATCAACCCCGCCACGTGGACGCTAGAGGTCGAAGTCCAGTTCTATGTGCTGGCGCCTTTCCTCGCCTGGGGATTTTTCTCCATCCGCAACAAGGTGACGCGGCGCATTTGCATGACGTTGTTCATTTTTCTTTTCATGATCGTGCAGCAGAAGTTTGAATTCTTCCGCCTGCCCTATTACCTCACCGTGCTGGGATATCTTCACTATTTCCTCATCGGCTTTATCCTCACCGACATTTACCTGGTGGATTGGAAAGAGGTACGCCCCCGGCGCAATACGCTTTTCGATTTCCTGGCGCTGGCTTCGCTGGTATTGGTCATTCTCGTTTGGGATTGGGAATTCAATTTCCCCGATCGTTTGGCGGAAGCGGTGTTGTTCTTTGTTTTCTTTTATTCTGTTTTCCGTGGCAACTATGCAAACCGCTTTGTCACCAACCGTTGGATCATGTCCATTGGTGGCATGTGCTACACGATCTATCTCGTTCACTTGCCGCTCGCAGAGTTCCTGATGATCCTGACCCGTAATTTGCAGATCACGAACTATTACGAAGTGAACCTCATCGTGCAAGCGGTTATTTTCCTACCGTTGGTGTTTGTGGTGAGCGTGATCAGCTACCTGCTGTTCGAGAAGCCGTTCATGAACAAGGATTGGCCCAAAGTGGTTATCAACCTGCTATCCTCCAAGACCCGCAGCACCTTGTAG
- a CDS encoding AraC family transcriptional regulator, which produces MQQRKYRGEKEKKVAQEAKIKTYDTRSFRDRFMQQEQALDNILKSDFGKFFIVRVEDMLRLIKLPVPPARSTAHTLIYLTSGEANMTIGSESYTIYKDECLVVPATQVFSFRHRDVNKGYLCHFRDDSLLGKFSKHALLKDFEFLQPWNAPRIALDGETSQHVEHLFKRLLNEYSKHGLDHIDVIQSNFIALLCEINQARTNVSVDKPSPAGHLTNRFKALLFTHSKSHHRVGDYAALLNISANHLNKSVKAVTGKSPTKWIDEALVLEAKVLLHQSNLSVSEIAAEVGLFDPSYFSRLFKKQEGVTPLQFRNRIEKS; this is translated from the coding sequence ATGCAACAACGGAAATACCGCGGAGAGAAAGAAAAAAAGGTTGCGCAAGAAGCGAAGATAAAAACCTATGACACCCGGTCTTTTCGCGACCGTTTCATGCAGCAGGAACAAGCGTTGGACAATATCCTGAAATCGGATTTTGGAAAATTCTTTATCGTGCGTGTAGAGGACATGTTGCGGCTGATCAAACTGCCCGTGCCACCGGCGCGCTCGACGGCGCACACGCTCATCTACCTGACGTCCGGCGAAGCCAACATGACCATCGGCAGCGAGTCGTACACGATCTATAAGGATGAATGTCTGGTTGTGCCGGCAACCCAGGTTTTTTCATTCCGGCACCGCGATGTGAACAAAGGATATTTGTGTCATTTTCGGGACGACAGCCTGCTAGGGAAGTTTAGCAAGCATGCGTTGCTTAAAGACTTCGAATTCCTACAGCCCTGGAACGCGCCACGCATCGCACTGGACGGCGAGACGTCACAGCACGTTGAGCATCTTTTCAAAAGATTGCTCAACGAATATTCCAAACATGGACTGGATCACATCGATGTGATCCAGTCGAACTTTATCGCGTTGTTATGTGAAATCAATCAAGCGCGCACGAACGTGTCGGTGGACAAACCATCGCCGGCGGGGCATCTCACAAATCGTTTCAAAGCACTGTTATTTACGCATAGCAAATCGCATCACCGCGTAGGCGATTATGCGGCTTTGCTGAACATCAGCGCCAATCACCTCAACAAATCCGTTAAAGCCGTCACGGGCAAATCGCCAACCAAATGGATTGATGAGGCGCTGGTGTTGGAGGCGAAAGTGTTGCTGCACCAAAGTAATTTGTCGGTCAGCGAGATCGCCGCGGAAGTTGGTCTTTTTGATCCATCCTATTTCAGCCGCTTGTTCAAGAAACAGGAAGGCGTGACGCCGCTGCAATTCCGGAACAGGATTGAAAAATCCTAA
- a CDS encoding O-antigen ligase family protein yields the protein MPAPVFSLRNSWLMGILLIALNVGVLLLANLFGIVINVLVVGIILFVSVFYISYRFPRYNIFFLLASSFLIPFFIKAFGLFGIPVGEAIQGLCFVILLTLILNGRIGGLKTLPGILLSLWVFYLFLQLLNPAATSRVAGALALRGYIPLISAFFIVYSSIESKKDIHALYIAWFSLGLLCGMYGLFQEFAGLPSFDYAWASSDENLYGALFTWGRLRKFSFFFSPSEFGMVMAITGVAAFIVFFYETKLRLRILSVITCFVCFWSMLYTGSRTAMIMLPVGMVIFAAITLHRKVLIVVGCFILIGAAVVVGPSSGALYVMSTAFSGTDDPSMAVRLRNQATIRAYIRANPIGFGLGSTGYLGMKYSPNTFIGSFPPDSEYVKIAIETGWVGLLLWCAISAIMFGYGVSIYFKTRDPVWRSVVIIALTVFFMMIVGLYPQEVFFISQVLSIIFMTMLGLIARIDARVRPGEPRLPEAEEYEAEEYLP from the coding sequence ATGCCTGCGCCTGTCTTTTCCCTCCGGAATTCGTGGCTCATGGGCATCCTGCTCATCGCGCTCAACGTCGGCGTCCTGTTGCTCGCGAATCTTTTCGGCATTGTCATTAATGTGCTGGTCGTCGGCATCATCTTGTTTGTTTCCGTTTTTTACATCTCGTACCGGTTCCCGCGCTATAACATATTTTTTCTGCTGGCCAGTAGCTTTCTGATCCCGTTTTTTATCAAAGCATTCGGATTGTTTGGCATACCGGTGGGCGAGGCCATTCAGGGGCTTTGTTTTGTCATTTTGCTCACGCTCATCCTCAACGGCCGGATCGGTGGTCTGAAAACTTTACCGGGCATTTTGCTTTCCCTCTGGGTCTTTTACCTGTTTCTCCAACTGCTCAACCCTGCCGCCACCTCGCGTGTGGCCGGAGCGCTGGCCTTGCGTGGATACATCCCCCTGATCTCGGCATTCTTCATTGTTTATTCCTCGATCGAAAGCAAAAAGGATATTCACGCGCTTTACATCGCCTGGTTTTCGCTGGGATTGCTTTGCGGTATGTACGGATTGTTCCAGGAATTTGCCGGCTTACCCTCCTTCGACTATGCCTGGGCCAGCAGTGATGAGAATTTGTATGGGGCCTTGTTCACCTGGGGCCGCCTGCGCAAATTCTCATTCTTCTTCTCTCCTTCCGAATTTGGGATGGTGATGGCCATCACCGGCGTTGCCGCTTTCATTGTCTTTTTCTACGAAACGAAATTGAGGTTGCGCATACTTTCGGTCATTACGTGCTTTGTTTGTTTTTGGTCAATGCTCTATACCGGTTCGCGCACGGCCATGATCATGCTGCCGGTGGGCATGGTTATCTTTGCCGCCATCACGTTGCATCGCAAAGTGCTGATTGTCGTGGGGTGTTTTATTCTGATCGGCGCGGCGGTAGTGGTCGGGCCTTCATCCGGAGCGTTGTATGTGATGAGCACTGCTTTCTCCGGCACCGACGATCCGTCCATGGCGGTGCGCCTGAGAAACCAGGCAACCATACGGGCCTACATTCGTGCCAATCCCATAGGCTTTGGGTTGGGTAGCACCGGCTACCTGGGGATGAAATATTCACCCAACACCTTCATCGGTTCATTCCCGCCCGACTCTGAGTACGTGAAGATCGCTATTGAAACCGGCTGGGTTGGGCTGCTCTTATGGTGTGCCATCTCGGCCATCATGTTCGGGTACGGTGTCTCCATCTACTTCAAAACACGTGACCCGGTGTGGCGATCGGTAGTCATCATTGCGCTTACGGTTTTCTTTATGATGATCGTCGGGCTATATCCGCAGGAAGTGTTCTTCATTTCCCAGGTGCTTTCCATTATCTTCATGACCATGCTGGGACTCATCGCCCGCATCGATGCACGGGTGAGGCCCGGGGAACCGCGCCTTCCTGAGGCGGAGGAATACGAAGCGGAGGAATATCTTCCGTAA
- a CDS encoding RNA polymerase sigma-70 factor — MQDFSEKNFQDLFRQHHRELCNMAYNLVNDPDAAKDIVQEVFAKLWTGRHHLDLDGPIKHYLFKATAHTAYNHLRFQKKILRLRDHVTDDTLHAHPGTDRVEFTELEHHVRLAIDNLPPQCKTIYMLNRQEGMKYQEIADVLRLSPKTVENQMGIALEKLRVALKPFITVKSFVALALAGWIVYYLLLQ; from the coding sequence ATGCAAGACTTCTCCGAAAAGAATTTTCAGGACCTGTTCCGGCAGCACCATCGGGAACTCTGCAACATGGCCTACAACCTGGTGAACGACCCAGACGCTGCCAAAGACATCGTACAGGAAGTTTTTGCAAAACTGTGGACCGGCCGCCACCACCTGGACCTGGATGGCCCCATTAAACACTATCTCTTTAAAGCCACCGCCCACACCGCCTATAACCACCTGCGATTCCAGAAAAAGATCCTTCGCCTGCGGGACCACGTGACCGACGACACCCTCCACGCCCACCCCGGGACCGACCGCGTGGAATTCACGGAACTGGAACACCACGTGCGCCTGGCCATCGACAATCTTCCACCCCAATGCAAGACCATCTATATGCTCAATCGCCAGGAGGGTATGAAATACCAGGAGATCGCCGACGTGCTGCGGCTTTCGCCAAAAACCGTGGAGAACCAAATGGGCATTGCCCTGGAAAAGCTTCGCGTGGCGCTGAAGCCGTTTATTACAGTGAAATCGTTTGTGGCACTGGCTTTGGCCGGATGGATAGTCTATTATTTACTATTACAATGA
- a CDS encoding VOC family protein, with amino-acid sequence MVILNPYLNFQGNTEEAFNFYKSVFGGEFAFIQRFNESPAGAGMSPKEAKGLMHVSLPIGGNMLMGTDAVESMGQVVKPGNNIHLCLSPDSKAEADRLFKALSAGGTPVVPMADQSWGAYFGMATDKFGISWMINQDNNNNKG; translated from the coding sequence ATGGTAATCTTAAATCCCTATCTGAATTTCCAGGGCAACACGGAAGAAGCTTTCAACTTTTACAAATCGGTGTTCGGCGGAGAATTTGCGTTCATACAACGCTTCAATGAATCGCCGGCTGGTGCAGGCATGTCGCCCAAAGAAGCCAAAGGTCTGATGCACGTATCCTTGCCGATCGGTGGCAACATGCTCATGGGAACCGACGCCGTGGAGTCGATGGGGCAAGTGGTGAAACCGGGCAACAACATTCACTTGTGCCTGAGTCCCGATTCCAAAGCGGAGGCCGATAGACTGTTCAAGGCACTTTCGGCAGGAGGCACGCCCGTGGTGCCGATGGCAGATCAATCCTGGGGCGCATACTTTGGGATGGCTACCGACAAGTTCGGAATCTCCTGGATGATCAATCAGGACAACAATAATAACAAAGGATAG
- a CDS encoding DUF3817 domain-containing protein, with protein MKQYLQSPLGRLRLVAFLEGLSLILLVFVGVPVKYLMGNPMLVKTIGPVHGVLFVVYVIITLGVAVEQRWKFMTTTWKVLLASFIPFGTFYIDKTILRKATTAE; from the coding sequence ATGAAACAATATCTCCAATCACCGCTCGGCCGGTTGCGCCTCGTAGCATTTCTCGAAGGTTTATCGTTGATCCTCCTGGTATTTGTCGGTGTGCCGGTCAAGTATTTGATGGGCAATCCCATGCTGGTGAAGACCATCGGTCCCGTGCACGGCGTCTTGTTCGTGGTGTATGTCATCATCACCCTGGGCGTGGCCGTGGAGCAGCGTTGGAAATTTATGACCACCACCTGGAAAGTATTGCTGGCCAGCTTTATCCCCTTTGGAACATTTTATATCGACAAGACCATTCTGCGCAAAGCGACAACCGCGGAATAA
- a CDS encoding HipA family kinase, which translates to MKDDHPQLRTVNVTRYVTPLREGGSLPAIAEADDQFLYVLKFRGAGQGSKALIAELVGGEIARILGLRVPEIVFANLDSAFGRIEGDEEIQDLLKASVGLNLALHYLSGSITFDSLVIPVDTRLASRIVWLDSLLMNVDRTARNTNMLWWHKELWLIDHGASLYFHHSWNGWEEPEKPFPLVKNHVLLRQAKELDAVNAEYAALLTEARIRDIVALIPDEWLVEGTPFETPEKHREAYTQFLTTRIAHSDFFVKEAQYARESLV; encoded by the coding sequence ATGAAGGACGACCATCCTCAATTGAGAACCGTAAACGTAACCCGCTACGTCACGCCGTTGCGCGAAGGCGGGTCGCTGCCGGCCATCGCCGAAGCCGACGACCAGTTTCTTTATGTACTGAAGTTTCGGGGCGCGGGCCAAGGCTCCAAGGCCTTGATTGCCGAACTGGTCGGCGGCGAGATCGCGCGCATCCTGGGCCTGCGGGTTCCCGAAATAGTTTTCGCCAACCTCGATAGCGCCTTCGGACGGATTGAAGGCGACGAAGAAATACAAGACCTGTTAAAAGCCAGCGTGGGTCTGAACCTGGCACTCCATTATTTGTCGGGCTCCATCACATTCGATTCGTTGGTGATACCGGTAGACACACGGCTTGCTTCCCGGATTGTGTGGCTCGATAGTTTGCTGATGAACGTGGACCGCACCGCGCGCAATACCAATATGCTGTGGTGGCATAAAGAACTGTGGCTCATCGACCATGGCGCATCGCTGTACTTTCATCATTCCTGGAATGGTTGGGAAGAACCTGAAAAACCATTCCCGCTGGTCAAGAATCACGTGCTGCTGCGCCAGGCCAAAGAACTGGACGCGGTGAACGCCGAGTACGCGGCGTTGCTTACCGAAGCCCGCATTCGCGACATCGTGGCCCTGATCCCCGACGAGTGGTTGGTGGAGGGCACACCCTTTGAAACACCTGAGAAACACCGCGAGGCCTATACGCAATTTTTGACCACGCGCATTGCCCATTCCGATTTTTTTGTAAAAGAAGCCCAGTATGCAAGAGAGTCACTTGTTTGA